Genomic segment of Mucilaginibacter sabulilitoris:
ACAATACACCTCCATGTTTTGCAATCTACGTATCTATGCTTACTCTTCGCTGGTTAAAAGCAAAAGGTGGCGTTGAAGCAATTGAGCAGGAAAATATCACCAAGGCAAGGGTATTGTATGAGGAAATTGAGCGTAACCCATTCTTTAAAGGTGTTTGTGCTCCTGAAGACCGCTCACACATGAATGTTTGTTTTGTAATGGAAAACCCTGAGCACGAAAAAGCATTCCTTAAATTGTGCGATGAAAGAGGAATAGTAGGTGTAAAAGGTCACAGAAGTGTTGGCGGTTTCAGAGCGTCAATATACAACGCATTGCCAATAACCAGCGTTTATGTGCTGATTGACGTAATGCAGGAATTTGCAGAAAAGAATAAATAATTGGAATAGTTCATTAGTTCACTGGTTCATTTGTTCATTAGTATTTTAATGGGTAAAGGGCACCAATGAACTAATGAGCAAATGAACTATTGAACGAAATAAGATGATTAAGATATTAGCTAACGATGGTATAGACCCAATAGGAAAGCAGCTTTTAGAAGATGCCGGATTTTTTGTTGATACCAATAATATTCCACAGGATGAACTTCCTGAAAAATTAAAGAATTACGATGCCATCACTGTACGCAGCGCCACTAAAGTGCGTAAAGCATTAATTGACGCTACCCCAAATCTTAAACTGATTGGTCGCGGTGGCGTTGGTGTTGATAATATTGATGTTGATTATGCTAAAGAAAAAGGTATTGGTGTTTACAATACCCCGGCTTCTTCATCATTATCAGTAGCCGAACTGGTATTTGCCAACTTATTTGGCGGTGTTCGTTTTTTACACGACAGCAACCGCAAAATGCCGGTTGAAGGTTCAACTAAATTCAACGACCTGAAAAAGGCATATGCAAAAGGTATTGAGCTGCGCGGTAAAACTTTAGGCGTTGTTGGTTTTGGCCGTATTGGTCGTGAAGTAGCTAAAATAGCCATTGGTGTTGGTATGGATGTTTTAGCATATGATCTTTTTGACTTTAACCCCGAGCTTGATATTGTATTAGGTGGTGGCACTACGGTAAAGGTAGCCGTTAAAAAAGCTACACTTGAGGAAGTGATCAAACAATCTGATTTTATTACCCTACATACGCCATTTATTGATAAAGCCCTTTTAGGTGCCGAAGAATTGGCCCAAACCAAAAAAGGTGTAGGCCTGGTTAACATATCACGTGGCGGCTTAATTGATGAGCTGGCTTTAATTGATGCATTAAACAGCGGTCAGGTTTCATTTGCGGCTCTTGACGTGTTTGACAATGAGCCTACCCCACGCGAAGAAATATTGAAACACCCTAAAATTTCCTTAACCCCTCATATTGGCGCTGCCACAAATGAGGCACAGGAAAGAATAGGCGTAGAGCTTGCTAATTTGATCATTGGTCATTTTAAGAAATAAGCAAACACGAATTTCACTAATTTGTGCGAATTACACGAGTGGCACGGATCTATAATGATTTCGTGCCATTTTGTTTGATACTGAAAATAAATCCTTTGTCATGCTGAACGATAGTGAAGCATCTATTCTACAATATGCATAATCGGCTAATAGATCCTTCGCTGGCGTTCAGGATGACAATTCGGTGCGATGGGGGTGTAGGAGACGCATCACATGTATCTCCCAATCTTAAAGTGTATAAGCCATATCTTGCTCCGGTATAGTAACCGTGTAACCATTCTGCTCCAGGTCACCGGCAAGTAACTGCATTGATGCCTCCTCGCCATGCACCAGGAACACGTTTTTTAGCTTTGCTTTATCTTGTTGCTTAACATTTTCCATCAGGTCGTTATGATCGCCGTGGGCACTTAGTACATCAGTTTGTTTAATCGTGGCATATACGGCCAATTCCCGATCCTTAATATGCACTATCGAATCGCCGCGCAATAAACGGTGACCTAATGTACCTTTGGCACAATAGCCTATAAAAAGGATAGTGCAATAATAATTCTGGATATTATAGAATAGGTGATCCTGTATACGACCGCCTTCCAACATTCCTGCCGAAGAAATGATGATACAGGGTTCATAATAGTTGGATATCTGCCGGCTGTCCTTTAAATTCTCAACGTAAGTGAGGTTATCGAATTCAAATTCGTCACCTTTATCCCTGTAAAAATCCTGTGCTTCCTGGTTTACGTGGCTGTGGTATTTTCTGAAGATACCGGTAGCCATAGTAGCCATTGGGCTGTCGACAAAAACTTTTACCTGTGGCAATAAACCTTCACTGAATATTTTATTTAAAGAATAAACCAATGACTGTGTACGCCCGATACTAAATGCCGGGATAATTAAGCGGCCCTGTTCTTTGATACAGGCCTTATCAATAACCTCAATGAGTGTTTGTTCAACTGATTTGTTTTTGGTGTGATAGCGGCCACCATAAGTGGATTCTGTAACCAGGTAATCAACCGGAGGCAAAGCCTGCGGATCATTTAAAACCGGATAGTTTTTACGGCCAATATCACCTGTAAAGGCAATCGATTTTTCCTCGCCGTTCTCGGTTATTTTAAGTACAGCGGCGGCGGCGCCCAATAAGTGCCCAACCGGAATAAAAGTGAGTTCAATATTACCGTTGATGCGAAAAGGCCTGTTAAAACCGATAGTGACAAATCGGTCAACGGTATCCATTACGTGTTTTTGCAGATAAAGCGGCTGTGGGCCACCTCCTGAATTGAATTTGCCTTTACTGCGTTTCCTGTTACCTTTATTTGCCTTGTTCATGAAAATACTTACAGAATCAAGCAATAATAGTTCTGTAAGGTCGGCAGTAGGGGGAGTACACAGGATCTGGCCGTTAAAGCCAAGCCTGATCAACGTTGGTAAATTGCCCGAGTGATCAATATGCGCGTGCGTAAGTATCACAACGTCTATTTCCTCAGGTCTAAAAGGGAAATTTTCGTTTGACTGTATGCTGCGGTCCTTCTCATAATCCAATCCACAATCTATTAAAATCTTATATCGGTCAACTTCCAGCAAATGCATGCTGCCTGTTACCTGACGGGCCGCCCCATGTATGGTTAATTTCATTTTTCGTTAAACGTTATACGTGTTACGTTATACGTTTTTAAAAGTTATATTAATTAATGCAATTGTTTAAAGTTAAGCAGGCTATTTTATTACTTGTAAAATGCGGTCTTAGCTATTTTGAGCGTCAAACTGCAACTGGTTCAAGTAACGGTAAAGTCCTTGCTCGTTGCTGATAAGTTCCAGGTGACTGCCGCATTCAATGATCTCACCTTTTTCAAGTACAATGATCTTATCGGCCTCTCTAATGGTAGAAAGACGGTGTGCTATGATGATGGATGTACGGTCTTTCATCAGTTCTTCCAAAGCTTCCTGAACCAGTCTTTCCGATTCAGAATCTAATGAAGATGTCGCTTCATCCAGTATTAATATAGATGGGTTTTTTAATAGAGCCCTGGCTATAGCAATGCGCTGGCGTTGGCCGCCCGATAGTTTTACGCCACGCTCACCAACAATAGTTTCATATCCTTCAGGAAAGGAGCTAATGAATTGGTGCGCGTTTGCCCGTTTAGCGGCCTGTATAATATCTTCTTTAGATGCACTAAGTCGACCGTAAGCAATGTTTTCCAATATCGATCCGCCAAACAGCATCACATCCTGTGGTACAATGGCCACCTGGTTACGGATATCAGTGATCGAAAAATCAGATGCGGGGCGGCCATCAAATAAAATGCCACCGTTTTGCGGGTGATAAAACTGTAATATCAATGAAGCCATGGTTGACTTACCAGAACCGCTGGGGCCTACAATGGCAACCCGCTGCCCGGCGGCAGCATCGAACGAAATACCTTTTAAAACCGTAAGTTCTGAGCGGGACGGGTAGGCAAAAACTACATTATCAAAAGCGATATCGCCTTTGATTTGCTGGTCAACCTTGTTATTGTTTTCAACCATGTGTATATCTTCGCCATTTTCGGCTAGTATTTCCAGTACCCGCTCACTTGCACCAACAGCCTTTTGTAAATTGGCATATAGATCAGGGAAAGTGCCCATAGCAGCACCTACAAATATGGAATACATGATAAAGGTGGTCAAGTCACCCACCAGTATTTCGTGATTGCTTACCAATACCGAACCATACCATATCACCCCCACAAAGGTTCCAAACAGGCAAAATACAATGAACGATGCGAATATTCCCCGGAATTTGGCTCCTTTTACGGCTATGTTTACTACCGCTCTTAAAATTCTATCATAACGGGTTGCCTCATAAGCCTCATTAACAAAGGCCTTAACATTGGCAATACCCTGCAGCGTTTCTTCAACAATGGTATTTGATTCGGCCAGTTTATCCTGAGCCTGGCGTGATAGTTTACGGATATATCTTCCAAAAAACACAGCAAATCCTACCAGAAAAGGCAGTATTGCCAGCAAAGCAAGGGTTAGTTTAATAGATACTACAGCCAGCAAAATAACACTACCTACCATAATTACCAGCTGCCTGATGATTTCGGCAAAGGTGGTAGTAAGTGTATCCTGTATCTGTGAAAGATCGGCGGAGATGCGGCTGTTTAATTCACCAACACGGCGGTTGGCGAAGAAGTTCATAGGCAATGTTATCAGTTTAAAATAAGTATCGCGCCTGATATCGGCCAGTGATTTCTCAGCTACCTGTACAAACCAAACCACTCTGAAAAACGATACAAATGCCTGTCCAAACAATAGTAAAAAGCCCGCGACCGCTATGCCATTGAGGCTGTGTGGCAAGTAATTGTTTTGATATTTACCCTGTGCGGCATCTATTAAGGCACCTAATATCTTAGGGAAGGCCAGCCCTACAAGGCTTGATATGAATAAAAAAATAAGTCCGGCTATAAATTTGCCCCTGTAAGGTTTAATGTAGGTGAGCAGTTTACGTATATTTTGTATGCTTTGCCTGTTTATTTTAGCCTTGGGTAATTCAGTTTCAGCTTTAGCGCCACTATTCAGTCGTCCTCTTGCCATTTATGGGTTTTATAGTTATGGGCGCAAAATTACACCTTAACTTTACTTTTTTTGTTTAAAAGAAATAAAATTGACGCAAGCATGAGAACAATTACTATTATATAAATGCGTTGGGAGCTTTGTTTTTGTTCAAGAGCCTTTTGAGCGTTTGCTTTTAACTGCTGGTTTTGCTGCCGAAGCTTGTTGATAGTGCTCATATAACCCAGGTTCATGCTTTCGGCTTCTTTAGAATGATTTTGTATCTGCCTTTGCTGAAAAGCCTTGTATTCTAATAATATTTTGAGCTCTTTGTAAATTTTATCGTCGGTTTTAACAATATCCATCAATATATCGTTCGATCGGCGTATATCGCCCTTGGTTTGCAGACCAAATATACCTGTGTGCTCATTAAGGCTTTGACTGTACTGCCCAAAGCGGAGTTTCCGCATATCAAGCATGCTGTTTATTTTCTTCCGCTGCAGTTGATAAGCTATTGAATCGGCGCTAACCTGTTCATTTGTCTGGGCATGTAGTACATCAATAAACAGGAAACAAAGTAAGCTAAGCAATAAGAATTTTTTCATAATGTTATTGAAACTCGATGATGACCTTATCATTAAGGTTTAAACCTAACAAGCCGCTTGCGTTGCCTTTATTTATGGCAATTTCCAGGTGGTCACTTATACCAAAAAGGCACAGTTTTTCGCCGACAGGAACTTCATTATAGTGCCAGCTTAAATGATTAATGGTTTCATTTCGTTTAAAGTTTAAAACAAACCGCCGGCCTTGCTGCACACTGTTAAAAAATTCCTTGGTGATATTGGTTATTACGTTCTGAAACGAATCAATATAAATAACCACACCTTTTATCAGGTTTTTTTCAATAACAGGCTGTAAATTCATTTTGTTTTCGATGTCATGAACCGGGATACCTATTTCGGTTAGTTTACCGCCCTGTGCCAAATGGCAGGCAGCTTTTACAAAAATATCGGCCAGCGGGAAATGCAAGAATTTAAGATCCTGCATAATATTGATCTCTACAATTTCCTCAGGTTCGGCATCAAACATCAACGAAAAAATTCCATTATCGGCCCCTACAAAATAGTGTTTTTTATACCGTACGGCCAGGTATTTGGTATGGTCATTATACACAGTATCTATACCAATAAGGTGTACTGTATCTTCGGGAAAGTAATAAAAACTGTTTTTTAATATAAAGGCAGCCTGCTGCACGTTAAAGGCAGCAACGCTGTTGGTAATATCAACAATGTTAACTGTAGGCAACAATTTGTAGATACTACCTTTAAGTGCAGCCTGGTAAATATCTTTATCGCCCAAATCAGTAGTTAATGTTATTATTGCCATTAATTTTATAATATTTATTGCTAATCTTGTAGTAGCATTTGAAGCTACAAATATTCAATTTTTAATTCATAAAAATCGGTAACTAAAAAATCAAATTAGTATTGAACGAGCTAAAGCTATCAATTGAAAACGTAAATCCGGCAGTATTGTGGGGGCCAAATAATGATCATTTTGAGATCATTAAGAAACAATATCCTAAGCTTAAAATAGTTGCACGTGGCAGCGAAGTTAAAATTTTGGGTGATGATCACGAACTGAATACTTTTCAGGAGAAATTTGATCACCTGCTTCAGCATGTAGAGAAATTTGAAAACCTGAATATTACCGACCTTGAACGTATACTTGGGTCAAAAGCAAGTGCAGCTCCATCCGCAGACCAGGTAAATGATAAGTTTGCCAGCGGCGAGGTAATTGTTTTTGGGCCAAACGGTATAATGGTTAAAGCGCGTACTGCCAACCAGCGCAAAATGGTTGATGGAATTGGTAAAAGCGATATACTTTTTGCCA
This window contains:
- a CDS encoding SAM hydrolase/SAM-dependent halogenase family protein gives rise to the protein MAIITLTTDLGDKDIYQAALKGSIYKLLPTVNIVDITNSVAAFNVQQAAFILKNSFYYFPEDTVHLIGIDTVYNDHTKYLAVRYKKHYFVGADNGIFSLMFDAEPEEIVEINIMQDLKFLHFPLADIFVKAACHLAQGGKLTEIGIPVHDIENKMNLQPVIEKNLIKGVVIYIDSFQNVITNITKEFFNSVQQGRRFVLNFKRNETINHLSWHYNEVPVGEKLCLFGISDHLEIAINKGNASGLLGLNLNDKVIIEFQ
- a CDS encoding D-2-hydroxyacid dehydrogenase, which produces MIKILANDGIDPIGKQLLEDAGFFVDTNNIPQDELPEKLKNYDAITVRSATKVRKALIDATPNLKLIGRGGVGVDNIDVDYAKEKGIGVYNTPASSSLSVAELVFANLFGGVRFLHDSNRKMPVEGSTKFNDLKKAYAKGIELRGKTLGVVGFGRIGREVAKIAIGVGMDVLAYDLFDFNPELDIVLGGGTTVKVAVKKATLEEVIKQSDFITLHTPFIDKALLGAEELAQTKKGVGLVNISRGGLIDELALIDALNSGQVSFAALDVFDNEPTPREEILKHPKISLTPHIGAATNEAQERIGVELANLIIGHFKK
- a CDS encoding MBL fold metallo-hydrolase yields the protein MKLTIHGAARQVTGSMHLLEVDRYKILIDCGLDYEKDRSIQSNENFPFRPEEIDVVILTHAHIDHSGNLPTLIRLGFNGQILCTPPTADLTELLLLDSVSIFMNKANKGNRKRSKGKFNSGGGPQPLYLQKHVMDTVDRFVTIGFNRPFRINGNIELTFIPVGHLLGAAAAVLKITENGEEKSIAFTGDIGRKNYPVLNDPQALPPVDYLVTESTYGGRYHTKNKSVEQTLIEVIDKACIKEQGRLIIPAFSIGRTQSLVYSLNKIFSEGLLPQVKVFVDSPMATMATGIFRKYHSHVNQEAQDFYRDKGDEFEFDNLTYVENLKDSRQISNYYEPCIIISSAGMLEGGRIQDHLFYNIQNYYCTILFIGYCAKGTLGHRLLRGDSIVHIKDRELAVYATIKQTDVLSAHGDHNDLMENVKQQDKAKLKNVFLVHGEEASMQLLAGDLEQNGYTVTIPEQDMAYTL
- a CDS encoding ABC transporter ATP-binding protein; protein product: MARGRLNSGAKAETELPKAKINRQSIQNIRKLLTYIKPYRGKFIAGLIFLFISSLVGLAFPKILGALIDAAQGKYQNNYLPHSLNGIAVAGFLLLFGQAFVSFFRVVWFVQVAEKSLADIRRDTYFKLITLPMNFFANRRVGELNSRISADLSQIQDTLTTTFAEIIRQLVIMVGSVILLAVVSIKLTLALLAILPFLVGFAVFFGRYIRKLSRQAQDKLAESNTIVEETLQGIANVKAFVNEAYEATRYDRILRAVVNIAVKGAKFRGIFASFIVFCLFGTFVGVIWYGSVLVSNHEILVGDLTTFIMYSIFVGAAMGTFPDLYANLQKAVGASERVLEILAENGEDIHMVENNNKVDQQIKGDIAFDNVVFAYPSRSELTVLKGISFDAAAGQRVAIVGPSGSGKSTMASLILQFYHPQNGGILFDGRPASDFSITDIRNQVAIVPQDVMLFGGSILENIAYGRLSASKEDIIQAAKRANAHQFISSFPEGYETIVGERGVKLSGGQRQRIAIARALLKNPSILILDEATSSLDSESERLVQEALEELMKDRTSIIIAHRLSTIREADKIIVLEKGEIIECGSHLELISNEQGLYRYLNQLQFDAQNS